The DNA sequence CCGAGCTCAAATTGGGCGCCGCGAACCAGTCGGACTCATCAAGATTGCGCATAAAACTGGAGACCCGATTATTGGACTCCGCGATGCCTTCGAGCAGAATCACTTCGCCTTGGCGCTCCAGCCGGTTCAGATAGACCCCGTCAGGTACGGCACGCACCATCTCATCGAAATAGCGCACGATTACCGGCCGCTTGCCCTCCAGGTCCTGAATCACCCGCATGCGGGCCAGCAACTCTTCGCGTTTCTCGCGCAGCTCCCGGATCTCGGCCACCGCCGCTTCCAGAGCCGAAATTTCGGTCTTGAGCAGTCGGTTGCGGGCTTCCTGATCAGAAATTGAGGACTGGATGCTCGATACCCACAAGTAGGCCACCAGGCCCGCGAGAATCAGCACACCCACCAGGATGCCGATAAACTCTTTTTTCTTCTCCTGGCGGTAGGCTTCCCGCCAGGGCAATAAGTTGATTCTTGCCATCAGTCGAAACTCCTCAGCGCCAGACCGGCCGCGATCATCATCGAGGGGGCGTCATTGGCCAACGCGACCGCATTCACTTTCGAGGACACCGACATATTGGCAAAGGGGTTGGCCACCAGGGTCTGGGTGCCGAGCTTCTCTTCAATCAGCCCGACCAGCCCCTCCATGGACGCGACACCACCGGCGAGCACGATGTAGTCCACATCGTTGTACTGGCTGGCGGAAAAGAAAAACTGCAACGAGCGGGTCACCTGCTGGACCACCGCCTCTTTGAAGGGGCCGAGCACTTCTGACTCGTAATCATCCGGCAGACCGCCCTGCTTCTTGGCCAGCCCGGCTTCTTCCATTGACAGTCCATAGCGCCGCTGGATTTCCTCGGTCAGTTGCTTGCCACCGAACAACTGCTCTCGGGTATAAACCGTCCGGCCATCCACCAGAACGCTCAGCGTGGTCATGGTCGCCCCGATGTCGATCACCGCGACTACCTGGCCGTCCTGGTCTTCTAGCTGCTCTGCAACCAAGCCGTAGGACCGCTCCATTGAGTAGGCTTCCACATCGACCACTTCTTCCTGAAGATCGGCCAACTGCAGAACGTTGACCCGCAGATCGATATTCTCCCGCCGACAGGCCGCCAGCAGGACTTCCACCTGCTCGGGGTTACGGGGCGATTCGCCCTGCACCTCGAAATCGATGGCCACTTCTTCCAGAGGGAACGGAATGTATTGATCGGCCTCTATAGAGATCTGAGTCTCCATGGCGTCGTCGCTGAGCCCTGCCGGCATGTCGATCATTTTGGTGATCACGGCAGAGCCGGCAACCGCAACGGCCGCGTGCTTGAGCTTGGTTTTGGATTGCTTGACCACCGTTCGGACCACATCGGCGACCGCTTCGGGGTCGTTGATGTTTTTCTCGACCACCGCCCCAGGGGGCAGCGGGCGTACGGCATAGGTCTCCACCCGGTAGCGATCACCGTGTCGGCTGAGCTCCAGAAGCTTGACCGACGTTGAACTGATGTCCAACCCCAAGACCGGCTTCGCCCTTTTTTCCAGGAAGCTTAGAATGCCCATTTTTCTATCTATATCCGTAACTTAGAGGAAGTTTATGTTATAGGACTTTAAGTTAAGCCTGCAACAAGACCGCGCATATGTAAACAGGCAAAAAGCCCGTATAATGCGGCGACTTGCCGCCATTTTCGCTAACTTATTAATTCTCATAGAAAAAATGCCTATCAAAAAGTCTTATCTGAACCTGCTTTTCTGGTTGTTTATCGCCGGAACTGGCGCCTCCCTCACCGTTTTGGCGGGGTTGTACCTCTATCTGAGCCCCAAACTGCCCCCAGTGGAGAGCCTCAGGCAAGTTCAATTACAGACCCCTCTGAGGGTTTATTCAAGCGACGGCAAGCTGATTGGCGAGTTTGGTGAACAGCGTCGCACACCGGTTTCGTTCGAAGAGCTGCCTGACCTTTACATTAAAGCGTTATTATCCGCCGAAGATGCGGAATTTTACGACCATCCGGGCGTATCTATTCGCGGACTTTTGCGAGCCGCGTCACAATTATTGAAAACAGGTGAGATTCAATCGGGGGGAAGCACCCTCACGATGCAGTTGGCCAGGGATTTTTTCCTGAGTCGGGAGCAGGTTTTTTCCCGTAAATTCAATGAGATCCTGCTGGCTCTTCAGATTGAGAACGAGCTCACAAAACAGGAAATTCTTGAGCTGTTCAGCAATAAAATGTTCTTCGGCAATCGCGCCTACGGTATTCAGGCAGCGGCCCAGATTTACTACGGCGAGGACATTGACGAGCTGGAGCTTCATCAGTGGGCCATGATAGTGGGCGTTCTCAAAGCCCCCTCGGCCTACAACCCCCTGGCCAACCTCGAGCGAGCCATGATTCGGCGCAACTGGATTCTCGGCCGCATGCTGGAGCTGGGGCACATTGATCAGGCCACCTATGAAGTCGCCATGAACACGCCAGACGATGCCCGCTATCACGGTGCCACTCTGGAGCTCTATGCGCCCTATGTCGCCGAGCTGGCCCGCCGCGAGGCCGTTGACCGGTTTGGCGAGAACGCCTACAACGCTGGTTACAAAGTCTACACCACGATCCACAGTGACTATCAGGCGGCGGCCCAGCAGGCAGTGGTTGACGGGCTGCTGACCTACGATTGGCGTCACGGCTATCGCGGTCCCGAGCAACAGCTCGGTGAGCGCCCGGAAGACCTGTCCAGCTGGCAGGAACTGCTTTCGGACACCCCGGTCTACGGCGGCCTACTTCCCGGCCTTGTGCTTTCGCTGGAAGAGCGCTCGGCCGAGATTCTGCTGGCCAATGGAGATACCATTGAGCTGGGGTGGGATCAGAGCCTGTCGACCGCGCGCCGCTATCTCAACGAAAACGCCCGCGGCCCGCTACCCGAGAGCGCAAGCGATGTCCTGGCGGTCGGCGACCTGATCCGCCTGCGCCAGATTGGCGGCGTGTGGCATTTGCGCCAGCTCCCCCAGGCCCAGGCCGCGCTGGTCAGCCTCGACCCGCGCGATGGTGCTGTGCGCTCGCTAGTAGGTGGGTTTGACTTCCGCCAGAGCAATTTCAATCGCGCCCTGCAGGCGGCCCGCCAACCCGGGTCCAGCTTCAAGCCATTTGTTTATACCGCCGCGCTGGAGAATGGCTTTACCCCGGCGACCATCGTCAACGATTCCCCCATTGTCATCGAAGACGCCAGCCTGGAAGGCGCCTGGCGTCCGGAGAACGACGGCGGCACCTTCCTCGGGCCGACCCGGTTGAGGGAAGCGCTGTACCGCTCCCGCAACCTGGTCTCGATCCGGGTGCTGCGCAGCATCGGCCTGCCGGCGCTCCTCGACACGCTCGAGAAGTTTGGCTTTGACCGCGAGGCCTTGCCGCGCAACCTGTCCCTGGCACTGGGGAGTCACGCCCTGACCCCCATGGATATGGCGCGCGGTTACGCCATCTTCGCCAACGGCGGCTTCCGCATTGCACCCTATCTGGTTGAACGCATTGACGATGATCACGGTGAAGCGCTGCATGTCGCTCGCCCCGCCACCGTCTGCGAAGACTGTGAGCGCGAGCAGGAAGAAGAGGAAGAGCCGGTCAGCCTGATCGCCGACATCTACGCCAGCGAGCCCGAACGCGCGGCCGAGACCGGCCCGGACGAACGCCTGGCGCCAGAGCAACCCGCCCAACTGGCGCTGCTGGATGAAGACGAAGCGACCCTGGAGCCGCTCCCCATCGCCCCACGAGTGCTGGGTGAGCGCACCGCGTTCATCATAGACTCGATGCTGCGCGACGTCGTGGCCCGAGGTACCGGCCGTCGAGCCAGAGTGCTGGACCGGGCGGACCTCGCCGGCAAAACCGGTACCACCAACGGCCCACGTGATGCCTGGTTCGCCGGTTACAACCCCGACCTGGTCACCGTCGCCTGGCTGGGCTTCGACCAGAACACGCCGCTGGGTCGAGGCGAGTACGGCGGCACGGCCGCACTGCCGATCTGGATTGATTACATGCGGAGCGCACTTGCCGGTAAGCCGGACCGCCCGGCACCGCAACCCGAAGGCATCGTGACCGTGCGCATTGACCCAGAGAATGGCCAGCGGGCTCAGCCCGGGGACCCGGATGCGATCTTTGAGATTTTCCGTGCCGAAGAGGTACCGCCGTACAACGATAATGGCAACGGCAATGGCAGCAGTGACAGCGAACGACTGCCGGAGGAGCTGTTTTAGGGGCGGCCCGCAGCCGGTCGCTCGATGGCGAAGCCGGACGGTACGGACAGGACCAGCGGTTTGAACCCGCGGCGAACCGCACGGCTTCCGGCGCGACTGGTCACCCAGCCCCGAACTTCGATCCTCTGACCGGGCGCCAGAACCGGACTGGACGACCACACGGAATCGGGCACCTTCAGTACGAGGGGCCCGTCAAGCTCCAGCCAGACCGAGCCACCGCCTCGGCTGACATCCGTGATCGTTCCACGGATTCGCTGAAAACCGGTGTCCTGCAAGGTCAGGCCGCTCGCCTCAAGGGCCGGCCATTGGTTCTCGGCCCACACCCCACGGGACGCCGCCCGCGCCTCACCTTCCGCCTCAGACAGGCAGGAGGCCAAGGTCATGTTCGGCGGTATCGCGATATGAAAACCCAGCCCCTGACGCAACAGGGCGGCTTCCAGGCTCTTTCCCTCCAGGGTGAACAGGTGTCCCAGGGTGCGGCCGTAGTGGTCGTGCCGCTCCTGATCCTGGACCAGCAGAACCTCACTCTCAACAAGCTGTTTTTTTAATTCCTCGCGCGCTGCTTTTGCCAGCGGCTCTGCGGGCCGCCCCTCGCGCGCCAACTCCGGCGCGTTGATGCCAATCAGGCGCACCCGGCGCCCATCGGCCAGGCGTACGCTGTCGCCGTCATGAACCC is a window from the Marinimicrobium koreense genome containing:
- a CDS encoding pilus assembly protein PilM, whose amino-acid sequence is MGILSFLEKRAKPVLGLDISSTSVKLLELSRHGDRYRVETYAVRPLPPGAVVEKNINDPEAVADVVRTVVKQSKTKLKHAAVAVAGSAVITKMIDMPAGLSDDAMETQISIEADQYIPFPLEEVAIDFEVQGESPRNPEQVEVLLAACRRENIDLRVNVLQLADLQEEVVDVEAYSMERSYGLVAEQLEDQDGQVVAVIDIGATMTTLSVLVDGRTVYTREQLFGGKQLTEEIQRRYGLSMEEAGLAKKQGGLPDDYESEVLGPFKEAVVQQVTRSLQFFFSASQYNDVDYIVLAGGVASMEGLVGLIEEKLGTQTLVANPFANMSVSSKVNAVALANDAPSMMIAAGLALRSFD
- a CDS encoding PilN domain-containing protein — protein: MARINLLPWREAYRQEKKKEFIGILVGVLILAGLVAYLWVSSIQSSISDQEARNRLLKTEISALEAAVAEIRELREKREELLARMRVIQDLEGKRPVIVRYFDEMVRAVPDGVYLNRLERQGEVILLEGIAESNNRVSSFMRNLDESDWFAAPNLSSVTAAPEQGEQANAFRMSVRTSAPADQAGVDEGGN
- a CDS encoding penicillin-binding protein 1A; the encoded protein is MPIKKSYLNLLFWLFIAGTGASLTVLAGLYLYLSPKLPPVESLRQVQLQTPLRVYSSDGKLIGEFGEQRRTPVSFEELPDLYIKALLSAEDAEFYDHPGVSIRGLLRAASQLLKTGEIQSGGSTLTMQLARDFFLSREQVFSRKFNEILLALQIENELTKQEILELFSNKMFFGNRAYGIQAAAQIYYGEDIDELELHQWAMIVGVLKAPSAYNPLANLERAMIRRNWILGRMLELGHIDQATYEVAMNTPDDARYHGATLELYAPYVAELARREAVDRFGENAYNAGYKVYTTIHSDYQAAAQQAVVDGLLTYDWRHGYRGPEQQLGERPEDLSSWQELLSDTPVYGGLLPGLVLSLEERSAEILLANGDTIELGWDQSLSTARRYLNENARGPLPESASDVLAVGDLIRLRQIGGVWHLRQLPQAQAALVSLDPRDGAVRSLVGGFDFRQSNFNRALQAARQPGSSFKPFVYTAALENGFTPATIVNDSPIVIEDASLEGAWRPENDGGTFLGPTRLREALYRSRNLVSIRVLRSIGLPALLDTLEKFGFDREALPRNLSLALGSHALTPMDMARGYAIFANGGFRIAPYLVERIDDDHGEALHVARPATVCEDCEREQEEEEEPVSLIADIYASEPERAAETGPDERLAPEQPAQLALLDEDEATLEPLPIAPRVLGERTAFIIDSMLRDVVARGTGRRARVLDRADLAGKTGTTNGPRDAWFAGYNPDLVTVAWLGFDQNTPLGRGEYGGTAALPIWIDYMRSALAGKPDRPAPQPEGIVTVRIDPENGQRAQPGDPDAIFEIFRAEEVPPYNDNGNGNGSSDSERLPEELF
- a CDS encoding thermonuclease family protein, whose translation is MGALLALSAFPGAACPLPEGLEHESVQVAGVHDGDSVRLADGRRVRLIGINAPELAREGRPAEPLAKAAREELKKQLVESEVLLVQDQERHDHYGRTLGHLFTLEGKSLEAALLRQGLGFHIAIPPNMTLASCLSEAEGEARAASRGVWAENQWPALEASGLTLQDTGFQRIRGTITDVSRGGGSVWLELDGPLVLKVPDSVWSSSPVLAPGQRIEVRGWVTSRAGSRAVRRGFKPLVLSVPSGFAIERPAAGRP